Within Sphingobium sp. KCTC 72723, the genomic segment TCGGCGACCTTTTCGCAGCTGACGATGCGACGGCTGGCAAGCGTGATGTGGCTGAAGATGTCGCTGTTCATCGCCATCTTGTGCACCGCGACCGACCCGACGCCGCCCGCGCCGATGACCAGAACCTTGCTCAAATTCATCTCCATATCCTGTGCGCGGCACTTCCGCGAAAGCGCCCATATAGGGGCTTGGCATGACAGCGCAAAGACGCAGTGTAATTGGGTGGCGCGAGCGTCTGCCCTTTAGGTCATGCTTGCACCCATATGGCGCGGTCAGGCGTATCTGTGCTGCATCCCGACATTGGTGGGGTGCCAAAGATCTGGAAGGATGCCCCTATGAAGTTCACCCCCATGACGATCGCCCTCGCCGGCGTGCTGTTGACCGCGAGCGGCGGCGGGATTGCCTATGCGCAGATGGCCAAGAATCCGATGGTCGGCGGCGCGGCGATGTATCCGACGAAGGACATCATCGATAATGCCGTCAATTCCAAAGACCACACCACGCTGGTCGCTGCAGTCAAGGCAGCCGGTCTGGTCGATACGTTGAAAGGTGCAGGGCCGTTTACGGTATTCGCGCCGACCAACGCCGCCTTTGCCAAGCTGCCCGCAGGCACGGTGGACACGCTGTTGAAGCCGGAGAATAAGGCGACGCTGACCGGCGTGCTGACCTATCATGTCGTGCCGGGCAAGATGAACGCCAAGGACATTGCCGCCAAGGCGAAGGCCAACAAGGGCAAGGCCGTACTGACCACCGCGCAGGGCGAGACGCTGACCGTGTGGCAGAAGGGCAAGGATTGGTATGTCACTGACGCAAAGGGTGGATCGGCCAAGATCACCATTGCCGACGTCAACCAGTCCAACGGCGTCATTCACGTCATCGATACGGTATTGATGCCCTGATCCGTGCGATATTGACGTGAAGGCCGATGGGCCGATGGCTGCACCCCTTGCCATCGGCCCGTTTGTTTGTGGGTCAGAAACGCGCGCCGTCGACCTTTGTGATGGTCAATGTGTCGAGGTCGATGGATGGTGCGCAGCGCAGGTTGATGGCGCGCATCGGGGCGGTGGCGGACTGGCCGAGCGCGAAAGGCTGGGTGCCGCAAGTGCGGCAGAATTGATGTGTGATCGCGTGCTTGTAGAAATGATAGTCGGTGATCTGGTCTTCGCCGCTGTCCAGCGTGAATTGGTCGGTGGAAACGAAGGTGAGGACCAGCCCCTTGGCATGACAATGGGAGCAGTTGCAGGTCATTGCTTCGGTGGGGACGTCGGCGGCGACGGTGAAGGTGACAGCGCCGCAGTGGCAGCTTCCGGTGTAGGGCATGGGGTGGTTTCCTTATTCGCGTAGCAACATCACCGCTTGCCTAGCAAATGCCGCAGCATCCGCCCCGCGTAAAAATCCGGCTACAGCGCCCATGCTGGGCCAAAGTGGGCCGAAAAGGAAATCCAATCCACTTGTGGATCGGATGTTTTCTGGATGGGTGGCCTGCCAGATGCTGATGTAGATAATCATTGCAATGGGGACGGACAGCAGCCCGATGCAGCCAGATTTATGACGCGAAATGGCGACGCCGAATAGAAGACCGGCGAACGCGCCGTAGAGTAGCAGCATTTGGATCGTCATGGCGGGAGCGCATCTGAGTCCGGCTTAGAAGAGAATGCCGATTGCGAAAATACTATCCGTTCGCCCTGAGCCTGTCGAAGGGCCGTTCTTTTCTCGTTGCGGTGCAAAGAAAGGACGAGGCTTCGACAGGCTCAGCCCGAACGGTGTGGGGGGCTAGGCGGCGTGGACAAATTTGAGCCAGTATCTGGCGGCGGCTATATGGACCATTCCGAGGAAGCTGTTGGCCAGTTGATCGTAGCGGGTGGCGATGGCGCGGTTGATCTTGAGCTGCCCGAACATGCGCTCAATGCGATTGCGCTGCTTGTAGAGCGCCCGATCATGCTCGATTTTCACGCGGCGGTTTGATCTGCCAGGGATGACGGCTTCGATATTCCGTTCGGCAAGGTCGGCACGGATCGTGTCAGCGTCGTAGCCTTTGTCGGCGAGAAAAGCCTTAGGTGGACGCTCGGGCAGGCCGATCAGGGCGTCATAGGCTTTGCAATCTGCGGCCTCGCCGATCGTCAGATGGAAGGCGAGCGGTCGGCCGAGGGCATCTGCCAGGCAGTGAAGCTTACTGGTGAACCCGCCCCGCGAGCGGCCAAGAGCGCGTCGATGAGTCCCCCTTTTCCGCCCGCTGCCGAAACATGGGCGCGGACTGTGGTGCTGTCGATGCTGTAGTGGCGGCTGTCCGCCATGACCTCGGCGAGCGTCACTGCCACGGTCTCCCAAACCCCTGCTTCGCTCCAGCGCCGGAACCGCCGATAGATGGTGTTCCAACTGCCATATTTTGGTGGCACGTCGCGCCATGGAGCGCCGCAGCGGAGCCGCCAGAGAATGCCGTTGATGATCGAACGATTCTGCTCGGGAGGTCTACCTCGGCCGCGGTTGTCAGGGTCAATGGGCAGCAGACCCTTGAGAACACGCCATTCTGCTTCGGTGAGATCGCCCCTGCTCAAACCTGCCTCCAAAAGCAGCCTTGAATCAATCCTCTTGGGCTACGTCAATCGCATCGACGTCCAAAATGCCATAAGGCGCATATACTATTCCTCCAAGGTGATGGACAGTTCGAGAGGGCTGTCGCTATCCGCAAAAAATCGGCTGCCATCCTCAAATTCGATCACCACCTCTCCATCGCGGTGGCGCATGACACGGCGGACAACCTTGCCAATCAGCATCGACGTAGCTCGTTCGCTCTCTTCTTCCAGCGTCATTCCCAATGGTAACAACCAGATCGCAGGAAAGCGATCCTGCTAACATCGAATTTGTCCACGCCGCCTAGCGCACCAGTTTCCGCAACCCTTCCACAGTATCCGCTTCCGCCGCTGGCTTGTCCCGCCTGATCCGGGCGATCCTTGGGAAGCGCATGGCGAGGCCGGATTTGTGGCGCTTGCTGTCGTGGATGCTATCGAAGGCGACTTCCAGCACCAGCGTCTTTTCCACTTCGCGCACCGGGCCGAAGCGAGCGACCGTGTTCTGGCGGACGAAGCGGTCGAGCCATTTGAGTTCCTCGTCGGTGAAGCCGCTATAGGCTTTGCCTACCGGGTGCAGGTCGCCGTCCGCAGTCCAGCAGCCGAAAGTGTAATCGGAATAGAAGGAGGAGCGTTTGCCGTGGCCGCGCTGGGCGTACATCATCACGCAATCGGCGGTTAGCGGATCGCGTTTCCATTTATACCATAGTGCAGCCTTGCGCCCGGCGACATAGGGGCTGTCGCGGCGTTTGAGCATGACGCCTTCGATCGCGGCGTCGCGCGCACCGGCGCGGATGTCGGCCAGCGCGTCGAAATCGACGGCGTCTATGACGGCGGACAGGTCGAAGCGAGTGGCTTCGAGGTGCGGCATGAAGGCTTCGAGCCGGGCGCGGCGTTGCTCCCACGGCAGGGCGCGCAAATCCTCGTCGCCTTCGAGCAGCAGGTCGTAGAGGCGGACGAAGGCGGGGTAATCGGCCTGCATCTTTGCGCTGACGACCTTTCGGCCGAGGCGCTGTTGCAGGGCGTTGAAACTGGCCGCCTCCCCACCCTGAAATTCGCCGCGCACCAGCAATTCGCCGTCCAGCACGGCATGGCCGGTGAAAGCAGATGCGATTTCGGGGAAGCTGGCGGAAATATCATCGCCCGCGCGGCTGTAGAGGCGGGTTTGTGTCCCTGTGCCGACGATCTGGATGCGGATGCCGTCCCATTTCCATTCGGCGGCATAATCGGTCAGGTCCACGCTGTCGGCTTCGAGCGGGTGAGCGAGCATGAAGGGGCGAAAGAAGGGCGTGCCTGCCGGATCGGGACGGGTGGCGCGCCCTTCGGCCCAGTCGAACAGGGCGGCGTAGGGGGGCGAGAGGGCGTGCCAGACCTGCTCGACATCATCGACGTCGAGGCCGAATGCCTGCGCAAAGCCGGTCTTGGCGAGCCGGGCGGAAATGCCGACGCGCAATCCCCCGGTGGCGAGTTTGAGCAGGGCGAAGCGGCCCGATGCGTCGAGATGGTCCATCATCTGTGCGAGTAAATCGGGCGCTGCGGCGCGGCTGGTGGCGTGGAGGCGATCGACCACGGTAGCGAGCGTCAGGGTGCCATCGTCTAGGTCGGGCGGTTCGTTGGGCGGTGGCGGCCAGAGGAGGGCGACGGTTTCGGCGAGGTCGCCGACATAATCGCGGCTCATTTCATAGAGGACGGGATCGACGCGAGCGCGAATCATATCGCCGATGGCGGATGATTTGACGGCCTTGAGGTCGAGGCTGCCGGTCAGCGCGGCGAGCGCCCAGCCGCGATCCGGGTCCGGCGCGGCGCGGAGGTAAGCGGCGATCAGGGCGAGTTTGCCGTTGCGCGATCGGGTATAGACGAGCGCGTCGAGGAGTTGGGAGAAGGCTCTCATGCGCCAACATCCGTTCGGTTCGAGCTTGTCGAGAACGCGCGCGAGACAGTTCTCGACAAGCTCGAACCGAACGGGTGGGGGGATGTCCGGGCCGTCACCCTTCCTCCTCCTCGTCGTCGCGGCCGACCAGGGCGAGCGCGCGGGCGCGAATCTGGTGAGTCATGCACCAGTGGAGCAGCGCTTCCTCGCGCCCGTGGGTGATCCAGGTTTCGGTGGGGGCAACCTCGCGGATCGTGTCGGTCAATTCGTCCCAGTCGGCATGGTCGGACAGGATCAGTGGCAGTTCGACATTTTTCTGCCGCGCGCGCTGGCGCACGCGCATCCAGCCGGACGCCATGGCGGTGATGGGGTCGGGCAAGCGGCGGCTCCAGCGGTCGTTGAGGGCGGAGGGCGGGGCGACTACGATGGAACCGCGCATATCCTTCGCCGCAACGCCGGTGGCGGGGCGCAGGTCGCCCATTTCGACGCCGAGTTCGGCATAGAGCGCGCACATCCGCTCCATTGCGCCGTGCAGATAGATGGGGTCATGATGGCCGCGTGCGCGCAGTTCGCAGATGACCCGTTGCGCCTTGCCCAGTGCATAAGCACCGACCAGCACCGAGCGATCGGGATTGGCGTGGAGCGCGGCGAGCAGCCGGTCGATTTCGCTGCCAGTGTCGGGGTGGCGGAATACGGGCAGGCCAAATGTCGCTTCGGTCACGAAGATGTCGCAAGGGACCGGCTCGAACGGGGGGCAGGTGGGGTCGGGGCGGCGTTTATAGTCGCCGGTGACGACGACCCGTTCGCCCGCATGGGTCAGGACGATCTGCGCCGATCCCAGCACATGGCCAGCGGGAACGTAGCGGATGGTGACGCCGCCCAGCCGGATTTCCTCGCCATAGCCGACCGGCGTGCCGGACGCCGTGCCATAGCGCAGCGCCATGATCGCCAGCGTTTCGCGCGTGGCCCAGACATGGCCATGGCCGCCGCGCGCATGATCGGCATGGCCATGCGTCACCAGCGCCCGTTCGCGCGGGATCGACGGGTCGATCCACGCATCGGCGGGGCGGACGTAGATGCCGGTGGGGTGGGGTTCTATCCAGTGCGCCATGCAGGGTAAAAGATGGGAGCGGGCGTCAATGTTCCGCAACCTGTTTCATCGTGCAGTCATCCCTTTGTCATGCCTGTGCCACGCGCCTGCCCTATGCGCCGCGCCACGACCCGACGGCGAGGAGGCTTTACGACATGGCGGTACCGGCACATCAGAACGTCACGCGCGCAGTGCATCGGCATCGGCATCTGTCGAAACAGGGGTTGCTGGAGCGGGCCTTCACCTTTGCGTTTCGCGGCCTCGTCTATGCCCAGATATGGGAAGACCCGGTAGTGGATATGGAGGCGCTGGCCATCACGCCCGATTGCCATGTCGTGACGATCGCGTCGGGGGGCTGCAACGTCCTGTCCTACTTGACTGACGATCCGGCGAAGATTACGGCCGTCGACCTAAATACCGCACATATTGCGCTCAACCGGCTCAAGCTGATGGCGGCGCGGACCTTGCCCGACCATGCGGCGTTTCACCGCTTCTTCGCGCAGGCGGACAGCCGGGAGAATGTGGCGGCCTATCGCGATGTCGTGGCCCCGCATCTGGACGAAGCGACGCGGCGTTATTGGGAAGGGCGCGACCTGATCGGGCGGCGGCGGATCGGTGGCTTCGCGCGGGGCATCTACAAGCATGGCCTGCTGGGGCGGTTCATTGGCGCGGCGCATCTGCTGGCGCGGCTGCATGGCGTCAATCCCAAGCGGATGCTGGACGCGAAAACGATGGAGGAGCAGCGGGCCATTTTCGATGCGGAGCTGGCGCCGTTCTTCGAAAAAGGCTTTGTGCGCTGGCTGACCAGCCAGCCTGCATCGCTGTTCGGGCTGGGCATCCCGCCCGCGCAGTTCGAGGCGCTGGCCGGGGACGACCGGATGGACACGGTGTTGAAGGCGCGGCTCAAAAAGCTGGCGTGCGATTTCGACCTGAAGGATAATTATTTCGCGGTGCAGGCGTTCGGGCGGGGCTATGCGGCCAATGACCCTGCAAGCGAGGGGCCGTTGCCGCCCTATTTGCAGGCGGTGAACCATGACGCCGTGCGGGCGCGGGCCGACCGCGTCGATGTGCGTCACGTCAACTTCACCGATTTTCTCCGCGATCAGCCTGCCGGATCGGCGGATCGCTACATATTGCTGGATGCGCAGGACTGGATGGATGACGACCAGTTGAACGCGCTGTGGGCGCAGATCACGCGGACGGCAAAGCCGGGCGCGCGGGTGCTGTTCCGTACCGCAGGAGAGCCGAGCATATTGCCGGGGCGGGTCATGGACAGCGTGCTGGACCAGTGGGACTATCGTGCGGAAGCATCGCGCGATTATACCGCGCGCGACCGTTCGGCCATTTATGGCGGCGTGCATCTCTATGTGCTGAAAGGCGCGTGATGAGCGCGCATGGGCAATTGATGGACGGAGTCTATCGCTGGCAACGGCATATCTATGACCTGACCCGCAAATATTATCTGCTGGGGCGGGACGGGCTGATCGCCGACCTTGATCCCCCTGCTGGTGCAAGCGTGCTGGAAATCGGCTGTGGCACCGGGCGCAATTTGATCGCGGTGGGTAAGGCATGGCCGCAGGCGCAGCTTTATGGTGTCGATATATCGGACGCGATGCTGGACACCGCGCGGGGCGCTGTCGCGAAGGCAGGCATGGGCGCGCGGGTGACGCTGGCGCGGGGCGATGCGTGTGGGTTCGACGCGGATGCGCTGCTGGGGCGGGCGACGTTCGACCGGGTGTTCGTCAGCTATGCGCTGTCGATGATCCCCGACTGGGAAGCGGCGCTGCATCAGGCGGCGGCCTGCGTTGCACCGGGCGGGCGGCTGGAGATCGTGGATTTCGGGCAGCAGGAGCGGTTGCCGGGCGTGTGGAAGCGCCTGCTGTCGGGATGGCTGGCGCAGTTTCATGTAACCCCGCGCCGCGAGCTGGGCCACGCGATCGAAGCTGTCGCGCGCAACATGGGCGGCGTCGCGCATGTCCGCGCGCTATATCGTGGTTATGCGTTGCGGGGCGGGATGATGCGGGTTTGAACCAACCTTTTTCCTGCCATTCCAGCATGTGCTGGGATGACAGGTTTCAGGCCGCCTGCTGCGCGGCCTTTTCAAGGTCGAGCCGGTCCCAGATTTCCACCAGTGCGTTCACCAGATCGCGCATCATTTCCTCGGTATGCGCGGGGCCGGGGGTGAAGCGCAGCCGTTCGGTGCCGCGCGGAACGGTGGGGTAATTGATCGGCTGCACATAGGCGCCATATTCGGCCAGCAATATGTCGCTGATCCGCTTGGCCTTCACAGGATCGCCCACCATCAGCGGGACGATATGGGTGACGGATGGCATGACCGGCAGGCCAGCCTCTGCCATCAACGCCTTGAGCATCGCGGCCGACTTCTGCTGCCCTTCGCGTTCGTCGCTGGAGCCTTTGAGGTGGCGGACGCTGGCCAGCACGCCAGCGACTAGCACGGGCGACAGCGATGTGGTGAAGATGAAACCCGGCGCATAGCTGCGGATCACGTCGACGATCATCTGGTCGGCGGCGATATAGCCGCCCATGACGCCGAACGCCTTGCCCAGCGTGCCTTCGATGATGGTCAGTCGGTCGGCCACTTCGTCGCGTTCGGAAATGCCGCCGCCGCGCGCGCCATACATGCCGACCGCATGGACTTCGTCCAGATAGGTCAGCGCGTTAAACTCGTCCGCCAGGTCGCAGATCGCCGCGATCGGCGCGACGTCGCCGTCCATCGAATAGACGCTTTCGAACGCGATCAGCTTGGGCGCTTCGGGGTCTTCGGCGGCCAGCAATTCGCGCAGATGGTCGAGGTCGTTATGACGGAACACGCGCTTTTCGCAGCCCGAATTGCGGATGCCTGCAATCATGCTGGCATGGTTCAGTTCGTCGGAAAAGACGATGCAATTGGGCAGCAGCTTGGCCAAGGTCGCCAGCGTCGCTTCGTTCGAGACATAGCCCGACGTGAACAGCAAAGCCGCTTCCTTGCCATGCAGATCGGCCAGTTCGCTTTCCAGATCGACATGATAATGGGTGTTGCCGCCGATATTGCGCGTGCCGCCGGAACCCGCGCCGACATCGTGCAGCGCTTCTTCCATCGCGGCGATCACCTTGGGATGTTGTCCCATAGCCAGATAGTCGTTGGAACACCATACCGCGATCGGCTTTGGCCCGTTATGGCCATGAAAACAGCGGGCATTGGGGTAGGAGCCGCGATTGCGCAGGATGTCGATAAACACCCGGTAGCGGCCTTCTTCATGGAGACGGTCGATCGCCTGCGCAAAGATATGCTTGTAGTTCACGCTCGCCCTATCCCTTGATGGCCCGCATCCTCTGGTTGCGGCATTTACCGACAGATGGCGCCTATTACCAGCGCTAACCGTTCGCAGGCATAGGGGGAAATACCGATCAGAGACATCGGACCTTTTGTCCAATGCGCTGGATCATAGCTGGTCGATGCGGCCAAGCCCATACTCCGCCAGCGCGGGGGCCAGTGCGCGGACCTTGTCATCGACACGAGTGAACACGGCGATGCCGGGGGACGGGGCGGCGGGCCAGGCCTGCCCCTGGGTCAGAAAAGCGATGCGCCGGGCGATGCCTTCGCCGCCATGGACGAAGGTGAGCGGGCGGCCGATATTCTGGAGCGCGGCGGCGGCCAGTTCGTCCTGAACCAGCGGGAAATGGGTGCAGGCCAGCGCCACCACGTCCATCGCGTCGCCGCCAGGCTGATCGGTCAGTCCGGCAAGCGCTGCGCGCGCGATGGCGGGATCGAGCAGTTCGCCGCGCAGCTTCGCTTCGGCCAGTTCGACCAGCGCGGCGCAGCCATGGCGCAGCACGATGCAGTCCGCGCCATGTTCCGCCGCCAGCCGATCGACATAGGGTTGTCGCACCGTGGCGTCGGTTCCCAGCACGCCGAACACCCGGCTTTTGGACGCCAGCGCAGCCGGTTTTATCGCCGGGACGGTGCCGACCACGGGAATGTCGAGCGCGGCGCGCACATGGCTGAGCGCGATGGTCGACGCCGTGTTGCACGCAATGACGGCCAGACGCGGGCGATAGCGTTCCACCAGTCGCCCCAGTAACGCTGGCACCCGCGCGGCAATTTCCGCCTCGCTCTTTGTGCCATAGGGGAAGCCTGCACTGTCGGCGGCATAGACGATGGACGCGGTGGGCAGCATCGCGCGGGCAGGGGCGAGGATGGACAGGCCGCCGACGCCGGAATCGAAGAAAAGGATCGGGGCAGAGGGGGCGACGGTCATGACAAAGAGCATGTCGCGGCATCGGGCGGGGGTGTCAACACGCCCATTGCCCGCAACGCCCGTCACGCTATGGTCGCGCTTTCTTTCTATCGGCGAGACTATGACCCCTCCCTGGCTCCTTCCACTGTTCGTTCTGGTCCTTGGCTATCTGCTCGGCTCCATTCCCTTTGGCCTGTTGCTCACGCGCTTCACCGGCGCGGGGGATTTGCGGCAGATCGGGTCGGGCAATATCGGCGCGACCAATGTGTTGCGCACGGGTCGCAAGGGGTTGGCGGCGGCGACCCTGCTGCTTGACCTGTTGAAAGGGGCCGTGGCGGTGCTGATCGGCGCGGCGCTGGTCGATGGTGGCGGGGCGATGGCAGGCGCAATGGCGTTTATTGGCCATTGCTATCCGGTCTGGCTGCGCTTTGCAGGCGGCAAGGGGGTGGCGACGATGATGGGCGTGGTCACCGCGCTGCATTGGCCAGCAGGGTGCATTTTTGCGGCGGTCTGGCTGGGCGCTTTGTTCGGGACGAAATGGTCGTCGGTGGGCGGCATGGCAGCGGCGGTGAGCGCGCCGGTGGCCCTGTGGTTCATGGGGCGGCTCGAACTGGTGCCGGTGGCGCTGGCAATGGCGCTGATCCTGCTGTGGCGGCATCGGGCGAATATCGCGCGGCTGGTGCAGGGGACGGAACCCAAAATCGGCACTGACAAGGGGTGAGCGAGCGGGAGCGGTTCGACCGGCTGCGCCTCATCCGGTCACCCCGGATCGGTCCGGTCAGCTATCGGCAATTGATGGCCCGGTTCGGCACGGCGGGCGACGCGCTGCGCGCCATTCCCGATCTGGCGGCGCGGGGCGGCGGCAAGGCGAGCGTCGCGGACGCTGGCGCAATCGAGCGGGAGATTGCCGCGTCGCGCGCATTGGGCGCACGCTATCTGCTGATGGGGGACGCCGATTATCCTGCCTTGCTCGACCAGATGGAGGGCGCACCGCCTGCGCTCATCATACGCGGCAATGCTGCGATGGCGCAGGGGCAGTGCATCGCCATGGTCGGCGCGCGGAACGCATCGGCGGCGGCTGTGCGCTTTGCCCGCACGCTGGCGCAGGATCTGGGCCAGCGCGGCGCGATCGTCGTGTCGGGTCTGGCGCGCGGCATCGACACGGCGGCGCATCAGGGTTCGGTAGGCAGCGGGACGATCGGCGTCATTGCCTGCGGGCTGGACGTCGTGTTTCCGCCGGAAAATCGGGATTTGCAGGAACAGGTCGCCCATGACGGACTGCTGGTGAGCGAACATCCGCCGGGCGTTCAGCCACTGGCGCGGCATTTCCCTGCGCGCAACCGCATCATCGCGGGGCTGGCCATTGGCACCGTTGTGGTGGAGGCCGCACCCAAATCGGGATCGCTCATCACTGCACGGCTGGCAGGAGAGGCCGGGCGCGAAGTGATGGCCGTGCCGGGCTCCCCGCTCGATCCGCGCGCGCAGGGGTGCAACCAGTTGATCAGTTCATAAACGGTTGCACTCCCCGTTAACGCTTTGCCGTTACGGAGAAAATATGACCCAGCCTGCTTGGATTTACGCGCGCTTTTCGAGTAACGAACAGTCGAAGGGTGATAGCGTCCGACGCCAGCTTGTAGAAGGACGCGCATTTGTCGAACGCATGGGTTGGATACACGACCCAGCGTTGGAAATTGTCGAAGAGGGCAAGTCTGCATACCA encodes:
- the plsY gene encoding glycerol-3-phosphate 1-O-acyltransferase PlsY, producing MTPPWLLPLFVLVLGYLLGSIPFGLLLTRFTGAGDLRQIGSGNIGATNVLRTGRKGLAAATLLLDLLKGAVAVLIGAALVDGGGAMAGAMAFIGHCYPVWLRFAGGKGVATMMGVVTALHWPAGCIFAAVWLGALFGTKWSSVGGMAAAVSAPVALWFMGRLELVPVALAMALILLWRHRANIARLVQGTEPKIGTDKG
- a CDS encoding IS5 family transposase (programmed frameshift); this translates as MSRGDLTEAEWRVLKGLLPIDPDNRGRGRPPEQNRSIINGILWRLRCGAPWRDVPPKYGSWNTIYRRFRRWSEAGVWETVAVTLAEVMADSRHYSIDSTTVRAHVSAAGRKRGTHRRALGRSRGGFTSKLHCLADALGRPLAFHLTIGEAADCKAYDALIGLPERPPKAFLADKGYDADTIRADLAERNIEAVIPGRSNRRVKIEHDRALYKQRNRIERMFGQLKINRAIATRYDQLANSFLGMVHIAAARYWLKFVHAA
- the hemA gene encoding 5-aminolevulinate synthase → MNYKHIFAQAIDRLHEEGRYRVFIDILRNRGSYPNARCFHGHNGPKPIAVWCSNDYLAMGQHPKVIAAMEEALHDVGAGSGGTRNIGGNTHYHVDLESELADLHGKEAALLFTSGYVSNEATLATLAKLLPNCIVFSDELNHASMIAGIRNSGCEKRVFRHNDLDHLRELLAAEDPEAPKLIAFESVYSMDGDVAPIAAICDLADEFNALTYLDEVHAVGMYGARGGGISERDEVADRLTIIEGTLGKAFGVMGGYIAADQMIVDVIRSYAPGFIFTTSLSPVLVAGVLASVRHLKGSSDEREGQQKSAAMLKALMAEAGLPVMPSVTHIVPLMVGDPVKAKRISDILLAEYGAYVQPINYPTVPRGTERLRFTPGPAHTEEMMRDLVNALVEIWDRLDLEKAAQQAA
- a CDS encoding fasciclin domain-containing protein; this translates as MKFTPMTIALAGVLLTASGGGIAYAQMAKNPMVGGAAMYPTKDIIDNAVNSKDHTTLVAAVKAAGLVDTLKGAGPFTVFAPTNAAFAKLPAGTVDTLLKPENKATLTGVLTYHVVPGKMNAKDIAAKAKANKGKAVLTTAQGETLTVWQKGKDWYVTDAKGGSAKITIADVNQSNGVIHVIDTVLMP
- a CDS encoding ligase-associated DNA damage response exonuclease, which gives rise to MAHWIEPHPTGIYVRPADAWIDPSIPRERALVTHGHADHARGGHGHVWATRETLAIMALRYGTASGTPVGYGEEIRLGGVTIRYVPAGHVLGSAQIVLTHAGERVVVTGDYKRRPDPTCPPFEPVPCDIFVTEATFGLPVFRHPDTGSEIDRLLAALHANPDRSVLVGAYALGKAQRVICELRARGHHDPIYLHGAMERMCALYAELGVEMGDLRPATGVAAKDMRGSIVVAPPSALNDRWSRRLPDPITAMASGWMRVRQRARQKNVELPLILSDHADWDELTDTIREVAPTETWITHGREEALLHWCMTHQIRARALALVGRDDEEEEG
- the murI gene encoding glutamate racemase; amino-acid sequence: MTVAPSAPILFFDSGVGGLSILAPARAMLPTASIVYAADSAGFPYGTKSEAEIAARVPALLGRLVERYRPRLAVIACNTASTIALSHVRAALDIPVVGTVPAIKPAALASKSRVFGVLGTDATVRQPYVDRLAAEHGADCIVLRHGCAALVELAEAKLRGELLDPAIARAALAGLTDQPGGDAMDVVALACTHFPLVQDELAAAALQNIGRPLTFVHGGEGIARRIAFLTQGQAWPAAPSPGIAVFTRVDDKVRALAPALAEYGLGRIDQL
- a CDS encoding class I SAM-dependent methyltransferase produces the protein MSAHGQLMDGVYRWQRHIYDLTRKYYLLGRDGLIADLDPPAGASVLEIGCGTGRNLIAVGKAWPQAQLYGVDISDAMLDTARGAVAKAGMGARVTLARGDACGFDADALLGRATFDRVFVSYALSMIPDWEAALHQAAACVAPGGRLEIVDFGQQERLPGVWKRLLSGWLAQFHVTPRRELGHAIEAVARNMGGVAHVRALYRGYALRGGMMRV
- a CDS encoding DUF3419 family protein yields the protein MAVPAHQNVTRAVHRHRHLSKQGLLERAFTFAFRGLVYAQIWEDPVVDMEALAITPDCHVVTIASGGCNVLSYLTDDPAKITAVDLNTAHIALNRLKLMAARTLPDHAAFHRFFAQADSRENVAAYRDVVAPHLDEATRRYWEGRDLIGRRRIGGFARGIYKHGLLGRFIGAAHLLARLHGVNPKRMLDAKTMEEQRAIFDAELAPFFEKGFVRWLTSQPASLFGLGIPPAQFEALAGDDRMDTVLKARLKKLACDFDLKDNYFAVQAFGRGYAANDPASEGPLPPYLQAVNHDAVRARADRVDVRHVNFTDFLRDQPAGSADRYILLDAQDWMDDDQLNALWAQITRTAKPGARVLFRTAGEPSILPGRVMDSVLDQWDYRAEASRDYTARDRSAIYGGVHLYVLKGA
- a CDS encoding cisplatin damage response ATP-dependent DNA ligase, which produces MRAFSQLLDALVYTRSRNGKLALIAAYLRAAPDPDRGWALAALTGSLDLKAVKSSAIGDMIRARVDPVLYEMSRDYVGDLAETVALLWPPPPNEPPDLDDGTLTLATVVDRLHATSRAAAPDLLAQMMDHLDASGRFALLKLATGGLRVGISARLAKTGFAQAFGLDVDDVEQVWHALSPPYAALFDWAEGRATRPDPAGTPFFRPFMLAHPLEADSVDLTDYAAEWKWDGIRIQIVGTGTQTRLYSRAGDDISASFPEIASAFTGHAVLDGELLVRGEFQGGEAASFNALQQRLGRKVVSAKMQADYPAFVRLYDLLLEGDEDLRALPWEQRRARLEAFMPHLEATRFDLSAVIDAVDFDALADIRAGARDAAIEGVMLKRRDSPYVAGRKAALWYKWKRDPLTADCVMMYAQRGHGKRSSFYSDYTFGCWTADGDLHPVGKAYSGFTDEELKWLDRFVRQNTVARFGPVREVEKTLVLEVAFDSIHDSKRHKSGLAMRFPRIARIRRDKPAAEADTVEGLRKLVR
- a CDS encoding GFA family protein, translated to MPYTGSCHCGAVTFTVAADVPTEAMTCNCSHCHAKGLVLTFVSTDQFTLDSGEDQITDYHFYKHAITHQFCRTCGTQPFALGQSATAPMRAINLRCAPSIDLDTLTITKVDGARF